The Sulfuricurvum kujiense DSM 16994 genome contains the following window.
CTGAGGTTCGATGCGATAGAGGTTTGAGACATGGAGAATCTTAGCCGCTTGATCACTGATAGCACGAGCTAAGCGGCAGTTTCCATGTCCGACACTGCAAACGGCGACTCCTGCGGCAAAATCGATATACTCTTTCCCCTCACTATCACATAATGTGGCGTTATCTCCTCTCTCAAAGCACACCTCTTGACGCTTATAGGTAGACAATAGATATTTCTGTTTCATATTTATTCCCATGTTTGATAAGATAGATGTTCATAACTATCATACAGATAGCGATTTTCCAATGATGTTCTAAACGCATTTCCTAAACTATCGGCTTGCAATGCTTTTTCAAGCAAAAAAGGATTACTCGTGGGATCGATCATTAGCTGGTTCATCACACTGATCGTAAGATCAGGAAAACGACGTTTTTTCAACACAACCATATCATCTTGCTTGAGAGTCCCCTCTTTTAGTACCCGCCCATACCATCCGCTCAATCCACTTTTATAGATGATTTTTGCCATAGCATTCACACCCGTATTAGTCGAAAGTTTTCGGCACGGCTGTCTGGGTTGAGAAACTTCGATAATCGCATCACCGATCCCTAGTACATCACCGATGCACACGTTCTCTTCGTTCATATGCGATACAAGCAAATTTTCTCCATAATAGGCTAAACCGTCAAACTCAAAGTTGTAGTTATAAAGGGAATTGATTCTATTGTAAGAGATGGATGAAAAAAAGAGTACCGCTTTATTCTCACCGCCATGATGTTCGGTATCGCCCTGCTCATCACCGATAAATCCAGTTTTACTCAAATAAGCCTCTAAAACCGGATATTTTTTGATAGCGGATAAAAACTCTATTTCCGATGTACCTACGTGTTCGGTCACGACTTTTCCGATTTTGATACATTTAATCTTTCCGAAATATGTATCCATATTTATACCTTTCAAGATCAATTTTCGGTGAATTTTAGTTAAATAGCTCATCAAAAACAATCCAAATCTTGCTCTAATACCGTAGCAAATGAGCAATT
Protein-coding sequences here:
- a CDS encoding MOSC domain-containing protein translates to MDTYFGKIKCIKIGKVVTEHVGTSEIEFLSAIKKYPVLEAYLSKTGFIGDEQGDTEHHGGENKAVLFFSSISYNRINSLYNYNFEFDGLAYYGENLLVSHMNEENVCIGDVLGIGDAIIEVSQPRQPCRKLSTNTGVNAMAKIIYKSGLSGWYGRVLKEGTLKQDDMVVLKKRRFPDLTISVMNQLMIDPTSNPFLLEKALQADSLGNAFRTSLENRYLYDSYEHLSYQTWE